In Rutidosis leptorrhynchoides isolate AG116_Rl617_1_P2 chromosome 2, CSIRO_AGI_Rlap_v1, whole genome shotgun sequence, one genomic interval encodes:
- the LOC139892253 gene encoding zinc finger protein ZAT10-like yields MALEALNSPTTTHNAPLFRQDSFNHLRYLNSTSFTKGKRSKRPRIDHPHTEEEYLALCLMLLARDHTHSSPLNKVVDVTSYKCSVCDKAFGSYQALGGHKASHRKNNSVTADVEQLQHASAATSVSSGGRSHECSVCHRCFATGQALGGHKRCHYEGTIGGVHVSKSNHSQRGFDLNLPALAPENMVSGFGDDDDDDDEVESPHPAKKSKLFDL; encoded by the coding sequence ATGGCGCTCGAAGCTTTAAATTCTCCAACTACAACACACAACGCTCCTTTATTCCGTCAAGATTCATTCAATCATTTACGTTATTTGAATTCAACGTCGTTTACAAAAGGAAAACGCTCAAAACGACCTCGTATCGATCATCCACATACGGAAGAAGAGTACCTAGCTCTATGCCTCATGCTCCTCGCACGTGATCATACACACAGTTCACCTCTTAATAAGGTTGTTGATGTTACTTCATACAAGTGTAGTGTGTGTGATAAGGCTTTCGGATCTTATCAAGCACTTGGTGGGCATAAAGCTAGTCACAGGAAAAACAATTCCGTCACTGCTGACGTGGAACAATTACAACATGCGTCAGCTGCCACGTCAGTTTCTAGTGGCGGAAGGAGTCATGAGTGTTCTGTTTGTCATAGGTGTTTTGCTACCGGGCAAGCGTTGGGTGGGCATAAAAGGTGTCATTATGAAGGTACTATTGGTGGTGTACACGTCAGCAAATCGAATCATAGTCAACGCGGGTTTGACTTGAACTTGCCGGCCTTGGCTCCGGAAAATATGGTTTCTGGAttcggtgatgatgatgatgatgatgatgaggtggaAAGTCCTCATCCTGCTAAAAAGTCAAAGTTGTTTGATctttaa